The genomic region GATTTGAAAATGGGGAAAGGTAAAGTAGCTGCACAATGTTCACATGCTGCAGTGTCTGCTTACAAACAACTACTTAAGAGAAATCCTGATCTACTCAAGCAGTGGGAATATTGCGGACAGCCTAAGGTGGTGGTTAGAGCACCAGATGAAGAAGGTTTGATTGAACTCCTCACTCAAGCTAAAGAGTTGGGATTGACTATTAGCTTAATCCAGGATGCCGGCCGTACTCAAATTGCTCCAGGGTCCCGAACTGTTCTTGGCGTGGGACCGGGACCTGCTGATTTAGTTGATAAAGTGACTGGTCATTTAAAACTTTACTAATGTTAATGCCAAATGTGTTTCTAGCGAAACAAACATATGTATCATAGTTTACAACATAATCTTTTTTTTGGGATGGCTAACAAGAACAGTTTAAAACAGAGTGTGAAATGGTATTAATGTTTACATCTTTAAATTACATCAGCAACTATATTCCATTCCTACATGCATTTTAGGTGGGATGATTACAAATcaatgatattttttattttattttttttaatctgaattTATTAATTAAATGCTTTGAGGAAAATAAACATCTAAAGATAGATTTCAGTTTAAAATACATTATAGTCCAAAGATTATTCATCATGAAACAGGGATTCGTTTTTAATTATGAAGCACAAGTCTGTATATTCATATGGTGTTTTTCTTTTTCGGTAAATGAATTCCATTGCAACAAACGCTTAGAGAAACGCCGTAGTTTGCCCTTCGGTAcatccccactcaggtctcaaataTTTTACTCACTTGTTCAATTACAATATGTGTGAACATGTACAATTTGCATGTCAAACTGATCCCTATCATCAGAGCAGACCAGAACCGAAATGCCAACAAGTTATCTCTGcaagagagatacagcaaccctggaTGATCTTTTCTGCGTTTTTTGTGCTTAATCAGTGAGGTGTATCTGATACTCTTCTTGCCACAGTGAGCTATATGTCACTGATGAGGCCTGACAAGGCCAAAACAATTATCTGTGCAGAGAGCCGGCCTGCAGTTTGCCTCTGGACCACTGTTTTGGTTGGATTAGTCTGATCTGCAAATGGCCTAGGTTCCATTTGTAATggctagggatgcaccgaaattaaaATTCTGGATCGAAAACCGAAAATGACTTATGTTTTTCccccaaatgatttttttttaagttttgtttttttttctatcatttttattaatattagactttttaaagaatttaatctaatatgaaaaacgtcccttctcttttagtgccccCGACCCCCCTTTATGTTTTTCTCTCCCACCTCTATTGTTCCCTGCCCCTCCCTCTTttgtagtgttcttttctcccctcccctgtcccatagtgttctttccccctgtcCCAAGTGCAGcattcttgacttttcatgttatcattagTAGCTTTCAATGTGATTATATAATCATCggaattgttaatgcaagcatgtctgttaaacaatgcactaaaaaaaaaaaaaaaaaatcattttttcttttaaaattttgGCAAATTTGATCCGTTTTTGGGCAAActgggataggcccattttcagCCGAAATTTCAGTGCATCCCTAGTAATAGTACAAGATGAGCTAAAGCTAGCTTAAGTTTTGAGTGTGGACCCAATGAAGGACAAGGTATTTGAGCCGTTGTCTGTTCTCAGTATTTTCTTgcacactgttttttgtttttgtttgtttgtttattttgctcACCCTAAATTAGTTCTCCATGTCATGCTCTCCTGGAGGTTAGATTTGCGGTTCTCAAAACTGTGATATTGTCTGCAGAAATTGcgtgtataaaataaattatagaccgggttattcactaaagttagaattcaaagtgaatttcaaaatcatggtaaaatagccaaactggaataatTTACTATGTCACCTACACTTCCAGTTCAGCAAGTTTggcttttaatttgaaattcactttgcattatcGCTTTAGTGCAGTAGTTTCCAAACCAGTCtttaaggcacacctaccagtccaggtttAGGGATGACCCATTTTTATTATTCTATAAATGCTACCGTGTAAGTATTAAGATAATGACATCCAGCCATAGCGACCAGGAAATTTGTCCTAAACAAAGCaaaaggtgtagcgctacatacaatTTGTAGTATGTTCAAACTCTTTAGTTGTCACTCCCCAGCCAAATTCACTGAGTCAATGGTATAGGAATCTTATTCTGTAAGAGAGATTAAATGCTCATAGTGCAAAACTGCAAATACAATTATTACAATTGTGACTCTATATAAGGAACCACTCCCATATTACTGAGCTTACAGCCAAGCTCAGGGATATACGCTctcaggtccgtaaaggcgaccttttCCCTTCTTGTATCCGAAAAACGTATCTCACGTTGTGGCTAGAGCTcaagcagaaatatatatatatagtgcaatatagtCTGGAATCCGTGttggtataaaaaatatatgtattatactCACAAGTGTGGAGCCACTCTTATAGGCTCTTTAACAGCGTgttgtgtagttaaggactacacacCCATATAGCAGGAACCAATAGcccaatataaaaaaatcaaaatttattCAAGTATTATGAATTTAAAATTCTAATGGCCaatttagaataaataaaaacacttatactataaaaacaattgaaaagaaTTATATTCAAGAAAGGGCATAAAGGTGATGGTATTGAagtccccaggacgcgtttcgccaaaagttctgtcggcttcctcagctaggtAAAAATCACAATACAATCCTCCTTCCATCAGGAGTCCTGCTATTATACCTTGTCTGTAATTTTGAGCACGGCGTTCAGCTGTCTTTTTGGCGCGCTGATACCCCTTCTTTCTCCGCCGGCACCGAATGCATTCCAAGCCTCCCTCTCATTGCGGTTCACTTCCGCATATGACGTCATCAAAATTTTGGACATAGGAAATTTGTCCTAGCTCAGGGATTTGTTAGCACATTCCCTCCAAAACGGGCAGCCAGCTACGTGTAAAGTAGATgagcggcaagggagctgtggtctttctgctccctcgcacaatgcttagtgatgccggtagccggaatatgacgtcactctggctccAGCAATACTAAGCGGTGCATAACAGAGTGGAGCTCCCTTGCTGCCCGCCTACAGTATGCACAATATGCCGCCAGCCTCCACTCTCACCCAGCCAGATGCCAAATGGAATCCAGGGAAAGCCAATCCACTCCAGTTTTTccaaaggtagagaggctgggtggactttgaATTAAAACATGTAATAATttgtgcgtgtgtttgtctgtcagcgagtgtgtataTTTAGGTGACCAGCTGCCTGGATCGCATGGTAATATGATAATggggtgtttgttttttttactcaccATTTTTTCCTGTGCTGTGTTAGTCTGCCTGCGGCTGGCCCCGTCTCTATGGCTGCAATCCTCATGCTTGATGATCTCCTCATTAAATGGTATTGAAAAGCTACTGAGCAAGCGCTGCaaaatgctgcgccaatcagcatctcctcatagagatgcattgaatcaatgcaactctatggggaacgttcaacagctccatgcagagcgtggagatgctgaatgtaggcACTGAGCTAGCATGTactttagtggctgtcactaggcagcaatgtaaacattgtcttttctctgaataggcagtatttacattgaaaagcctgcagggacaggctataaatACCAGAAACCTTACATTACGCTGTactggtcctggtgactatagtatccctttaagaattgtatttttctcgttaaaaataaagctttgtaagacttaaaataaaaaaaacagggcttaacttttttttttttttagctggctcttagattcaaagcaaattgtcAAGTCCTGCTTTTTAGTCTCAGATTCGCTGCTTCATATTCTTTGGGGGAGGAAATGAACGAGAAGCAGCCAGCCCGTAATTTACGTAAAGATGTACATGCAAGAAAACACAGAATGAAAGCAGTTTCAGCAACATATCACGCATAGAAAATAAATACTTAAATTAGGGTTTTGTTCATGTTGCTTTATCATAATGTTTCTTTTTCATAGTCTAGGCTGGGGTGAGACCCCTTTTGTTAAAGTTGACATATTATATTCATCAAGAACTGCTTGCAGTAGTTTGTTGTAGCATCTCTCGCTTTGCCAGTGTAATGAAGACATATTTAAGACTCAATAGTATTACACATCAGGCCTGTCTACCAACAAGAAACCTAAAAGGAAATGAACTGAACAGCTGGAAATTGGGCCACTGATTGTTAACTTGTACATAAAGCTTGTGAATGGTCACGTAAAAGTGCATGCTTTTTGTTATCTGACACATGGTTGCAATttcatcagccccctgtaccAGACGACATGCAACTGGCTTACACACAGCTATGCGAGTGTTTGTTATAGTGCCATAATTAAAGTCATACAGCAAATGAGTTCTAGTTTGCATACAGAGATTTACCACATGATTATACAAGCTTCCTCAAATACACTGCATTGCCCAATGTTGTATGATTGTGATGGGAGGTACAGCACTGTAATGCAGGCATAGTGGTAGTTGGGCAGCTTAGGGTTAGAATTAG from Pelobates fuscus isolate aPelFus1 chromosome 1, aPelFus1.pri, whole genome shotgun sequence harbors:
- the PTRH2 gene encoding peptidyl-tRNA hydrolase 2, mitochondrial, whose protein sequence is MDYISNPGAVTLAAGIACGVFLGWTLRGRFGCSRTIRTVAANDAGSEASVMGERGEFKMILVVRSDLKMGKGKVAAQCSHAAVSAYKQLLKRNPDLLKQWEYCGQPKVVVRAPDEEGLIELLTQAKELGLTISLIQDAGRTQIAPGSRTVLGVGPGPADLVDKVTGHLKLY